In the Hemitrygon akajei chromosome 20, sHemAka1.3, whole genome shotgun sequence genome, one interval contains:
- the LOC140713885 gene encoding eomesodermin-like, with the protein MQLAERCFPPTTNLPKTTFYSLSASPDGRSPASSHLEFPETDRGEPVQENAELPKKFAGAGMLTESESHAFAASKGAAAAVDRAKSSPAVDEDLTEVRYSLDGMGAERYFLSPVAPQNLSPGHHHQQPPPPQSQQQQQAGSSAGPLLPYPAQHPPAFPVNGASRYLGPHSVLANGAYNSILTPAGAQAFPPSAYPAYPGSGRSQYAHGYQGGPLYSQYQPSIPHPTRAQVYLCNRALWLKFHRHQTEMIITKQGRRMFPFLSFNISALNPTSHYNVFVEIVLSDPNHWRFQGGKWVTCGKADNNIQGNRAYVHPESPNTGAHWMRQEISFGKLKLTNNKGATNNSTQMVVLQSLHKYQPQLHIVEVSEDGAEDISDSSKTQTYTFPETQFIAVTAYQNTDITQLKIDHNPFAKGFRDNYDSMFTAPENDRLTPSPTDSPRSHQIVPGTRYTMQPFFQDQFANSIPSARFYNGERTVPQTSGILSSQQAEESGNPPQRWFVTSVQQPGTNRLDFTSYDADYATNALLPYGLKPLPIQSTHSLSYYPDPTFAWGSRSSQYQRKIAPGLTWSSRTSPSTFPEDQVLSNEEKSREEANSPWIETPPSIKSMDSDSGLYENACKRRRVSAGNSSTESSPTIKCETITPKEYSKDGTKAMGYYTFYTSP; encoded by the exons ATGCAGCTAGCGGAGCGATGCTTCCCTCCCACCACTAACCTGCCTAAGACTACTTTCTACAGCTTGTCAGCCTCTCCAGACGGCCGGAGCCCCGCGTCCTCACACCTCGAGTTCCCCGAGACCGATCGCGGTGAGCCGGTGCAGGAGAACGCCGAGCTCCCCAAGAAGTTCGCCGGTGCAGGCATGCTAACCGAAAGCGAGAGCCACGCATTCGCCGCCTCCAAGGGCGCGGCGGCGGCCGTGGATCGGGCGAAGAGCTCGCCCGCGGTGGACGAGGACTTGACCGAAGTTCGCTACAGTCTGGACGGCATGGGAGCCGAGAGATATTTCCTGTCGCCCGTGGCCCCGCAGAACTTGAGTCCGGGGCATCACCATCAGCAGCCGCCGCCACCGCAATCTCAGCAACAGCAGCAAGCCGGGTCCAGTGCGGGCCCTCTGCTCCCCTACCCCGCTCAGCACCCACCCGCCTTCCCCGTTAACGGCGCCAGCAGATACCTGGGTCCACACTCCGTGCTGGCGAACGGCGCCTACAATTCGATCCTGACCCCGGCCGGAGCGCAGGCTTTCCCCCCTTCGGCTTATCCGGCTTACCCCGGATCGGGGCGCTCCCAGTACGCACATGGTTACCAGGGCGGCCCGCTCTACTCCCAGTACCAGCCGAGTATCCCGCACCCTACCCGAGCACAGGTCTACCTCTGCAACCGGGCTCTCTGGCTCAAATTCCACCGGCACCAGACCGAGATGATTATCACCAAACAAGGCAG GCGCATGTTTCCTTTCCTGAGTTTTAACATCTCCGCCCTGAACCCGACGTCCCATTACAACGTGTTCGTGGAAATCGTGCTGTCCGACCCCAATCACTGGAGGTTTCAGGGAGGGAAGTGGGTGACTTGCGGGAAAGCTGACAACAATATTCAAG GTAACAGAGCTTACGTCCACCCTGAATCTCCAAACACTGGGGCTCACTGGATGAGACAGGAGATTTCCTTCGGGAAGCTTAAGCTGACTAACAACAAGGGTGCAACCAACAACAGCACTCAG ATGGTGGTGTTGCAGTCCTTACATAAATACCAACCACAGCTGCACATCGTGGAGGTGAGTGAAGATGGTGCAGAAGATATCAGTGACTCCTCAAAAACACAGACTTACACCTTCCCTGAAACCCAGTTTATTGCAGTGACTGCCTATCAGAACACTGAC atCACACAGCTCAAAATTGATCACAATCCATTTGCCAAAGGTTTTAGAGACAACTATGATTC TATGTTCACGGCTCCAGAGAATGATCGATTGACCCCGTCACCCACGGATTCCCCTCGGTCCCACCAGATCGTACCAGGAACCCGCTACACCATGCAGCCTTTCTTCCAAGATCAATTTGCCAACAGCATACCATCCGCCCGGTTCTACAACGGTGAGCGAACAGTCCCCCAGACGAGTGGCATCCTGTCCTCGCAACAAGCGGAGGAGTCAGGCAACCCACCGCAGAGATGGTTTGTCACTTCTGTGCAACAGCCTGGCACCAACCGGTTGGACTTCACCTCTTACGATGCAGATTATGCCACAAATGCTTTGCTGCCCTACGGTCTCAAGCCTCTGCCCATCCAATCTACTCATTCTCTGAGCTACTATCCTGACCCAACATTTGCTTGGGGCTCCAGGAGCTCCCAGTACCAGAGAAAGATAGCCCCTGGGTTAACGTGGTCCTCCAGGACAAGCCCTTCCACTTTCCCAGAAGACCAAGTGTTGTCCAATGAGGAAAAATCAAGAGAAGAAGCCAACTCACCCTGGATTGAAACTCCTCCATCCATCAAATCCATGGACTCCGACTCTGGACTCTATGAAAATGCCTGCAAAcggagaagggtctcagctggaaaTTCCAGCACTGAGAGCTCCCCAACAATCAAATGTGAGACTATCACTCCAAAAGAGTATAGCAAAGATGGTACAAAAGCGATGGGCTATTATACTTTCTACACCAGCCCGTAA